CTTAGTCCaacctattttaataagctGTAGCGTGGTGTTCTAACGCTCAGCAGGCACCGATGGCACAGACGCACAGAACCGCGCGCAACAGGGATTCGATATGGTTTCGATTATCACGGACGTGGGCGTCTTGGGTGGCGGTATGCTGCGCGAACTTGGTGTAGCGAGTGGCCAGGTTGAGGGAGGGAAGCCTCGTGATGGATACTAGTCGCGTTTTGCGAGCATTAGTGTAACTGTATAAATGATACCAGGCGATCAACACCGCTCGTCCTTTTTACAGTGTAAGGCCGATTGGGCTGGTTCTTCTAAAGAAGGGAGATTAAAGCTGCAGTTACCATCGTAGTTGTTGCTAGAGATGCTTTAATAACTGTAAATAAATATGAAAGCAGCATGCAATAGATCCAAGCTTCTAAATGTATTAACATCTTCTATGCGATATATACTGGCTGGTGTACAGACTTAGTACTCTATTGAAAAGCTCCCAGAGCCTGGTCATTCCATCTAATCCTTGTTAGCACCATCACACCAAGctgataagaagaagaatagcCAACTTACGAGAAATACCCTCCACTCAAGGAATTCTCGGCCCCAATAACAGCCTTTGCAATAACATGCCCAGGCTGCTCCGGTCTCAGCAACCCCCGATCCTTATGAGCCGAAGTGAAGAACGAATGGAACTGGGCGTCCATAGTAGTAACGCGGTCTTCACGAATCTCACGCTGCATCTCTGTATCGACCAGGCCCGGCTGGATCGCTAGAGACGTCACCTCgggctcttcctccccgaggCTCAGAGCGAGATGGTTCATTGCTGCCTTGCTTGCGCCGTATAGACCCCAGCCCTTGAATGCCGAGACAGACGCCCCGGATGAAGTGAAGATGATCCGGCCCTTGGATTCGCGAAGTGCTGGAAGTGCAGCTTTCACCTGGAGAATATCAGTTCTAATGCCCTTTCAGTTGATGCGGTAGGGTAGCCTACGAAAGAGACCAGGCTGAAGAAATTGACATCGAATCCCTGCTTCCATTGTTCCACGTCGGCCTCGGCGATGTTATTCACTTGGCCTAGGGTTCCGTGGTTAAGAACCAGTCCATCTAGACGGCCGAACGACTTGAGGGCTAGATCGACTGCTGTCTGGCCGAGAGACAGATCAGCGAGATCGCCACTGAGTACCTCGACCTGCTTGGGGTACTGGTCTTTGAGTTTCTGGAGGGGCTCGGCGCTGCGGGCGACCACGACCACGTTGTGGGATTGGGGCGCCGTTAGCAGGAATTTGGAAGCTGCGAGACCGATGCCTGGATCGGAGTTAGTTGAGTCGCTGCAGGATGGAATTGGGTTCCTACCTCGCGAGGCACCGGTGACGATGAAGGTCTTGGGTGACATTATGTGGTCTGAAATACAGAATGGACTTAGAGAGATTGGAGAAAGTAACTTGAGTTAACT
Above is a window of Aspergillus puulaauensis MK2 DNA, chromosome 2, nearly complete sequence DNA encoding:
- a CDS encoding SDR family oxidoreductase (COG:Q;~EggNog:ENOG410PNB7;~InterPro:IPR002347,IPR036291,IPR020904;~PFAM:PF00106,PF13561,PF08659;~go_function: GO:0016491 - oxidoreductase activity [Evidence IEA];~go_process: GO:0055114 - oxidation-reduction process [Evidence IEA]), with the translated sequence MSPKTFIVTGASRGIGLAASKFLLTAPQSHNVVVVARSAEPLQKLKDQYPKQVEVLSGDLADLSLGQTAVDLALKSFGRLDGLVLNHGTLGQVNNIAEADVEQWKQGFDVNFFSLVSFVKAALPALRESKGRIIFTSSGASVSAFKGWGLYGASKAAMNHLALSLGEEEPEVTSLAIQPGLVDTEMQREIREDRVTTMDAQFHSFFTSAHKDRGLLRPEQPGHVIAKAVIGAENSLSGGYFSWNDQALGAFQ